From the genome of Papaver somniferum cultivar HN1 unplaced genomic scaffold, ASM357369v1 unplaced-scaffold_10, whole genome shotgun sequence:
GATGGAGTAGAGATACATGCTGGAAATGGTTGCCTTATCGATCAATTCATGAAAGATCAAGTGAACGATAGAACAGATGAATATGGTGGAACTATTGAGAAAAGATGTCGCTTTGCTCTAGAAGTTGTTAAAGCTGTTGTCGATGAGATTGGAGCGAAGAAAGTCGGGATTCAAATTTCCCCCTTCGCTGATTTCATGGAATCAGGTGACTCAAACCCTGAAGCTCTCGGCCTTTTCGTGGCTGAATCATTAACCAACTATGAAATATTGTATCTCCATGTGATAGAGATGATGAAGGTTGATGAACATATCCATGAAACCCCGTATAGAAGCTTACCGATGAGGAGAGCTTTTAATGGGACATTTATTTCTGGCGGCGGTTATGATAAAGACGATGGTAACAAAATGATCGATAACAATCATGCAGATCTCATTTCATATGGTCGATTGTTTTTGGCGAACCCTGATTTACCTAAGCGTTTCGCCGTCGATGCGCCTCTTAATAAGTGTAATAGTGATACATTTTGCATTCCAGACCCAGTTGTTGGTTACACTGATTATTCATTTCTAGATCAAAGTAATTAGTTCAAGTAATTTCTTAAATTAAGAATAAGAACAAATGTAGTTCGATTACCATACGACGGACGGATGGTAAAACCTCCTATGAATCTATCAACAacaattaatcttaataaataaatattactAGTATTGAGTGTATTTAAATTCCCGTGAACTATAACATGGAGTGTATTTTAAACCTTCATGTCAGTTATTGAAACAAATATTGAGTGTGTACTCGTAATTCCATCAATCATGTGTTGTGCTCTCCGCTCTCCAAATAGTTTTTCCAAAATAAAGGAAAACTTTTAGAAAACTTCCTCCGATTTTTTTCATCCTCAACCTAGATTGGCTCGGATTAATCGGTGGATCTAGGTACCTATGAGTTATTATTTATAATAAATTACAATCCCCATTTATGTGATTGTCAGGGTTTTTGTTTATAATACTCTATATTATTTTCATATATCTGATGCTCTATTGTAGACAATCAAATCACTTATTATATACTATTatcataataatttcatatacCCTGTTTGAAGGCGCTTATATCGATTGTATCAATCGTTTCAACCATATCTCTGAGGATTATCTACAATGACTTGACGTAGATCTACATGTCTTTGAAGATCCATGGCTACCTGATTTGGTCGTGATTTCGAGGCATAGTGCAGATTACTTTTTTATAGGAGCCTCCAGTCTTAATGAAGAAGACAAGTATTTTTcaataaagaagatttgaagaaaatttCAAATGGTGGAATTTTTATTCAAACACCCCCTCAATTTCCTCAGTAAAATACATGTATTTAATACCTTTGTGTTTAGTTTGGATGTACTTGATTGATGTGTATaattttattatataatataTGAAATTGCGAGTGTTACTCCTTTccgtcaaaaaaataaataaataaaaaatcaatcatGTGTTTCATTTCAGCGCAAAAAAACATATAAATTAAGAGGTTATATACAAATCGAataagtgtatatatatatatatacgtgtaCTATAAAACTATAGGATGAATTCAAAAAATTAGTAGAACCTTCAAATCAATATATACCTAGAGCGGGTCAGAGTGCCACTAAACCATAGGACGAAGCCATGTAATGTAGATAAACTTATATATAGATTAAGTGAGTGTATGTATGGATGTGTTATTCGAGGGCATGAACTCGTAAAATTATATATCCAGAGTGACTCTATGTGTACCCTTGAATTGTGCGGTGATTTCTATTGTGTTAGTTTATGCGTACCCCTGAATTATGCGGTGAATATATTTTAGGTTCGTCgtgtttttaattttgattcaAATAAAAGTACTACTCATATATTGAGTGTTTGCGTACACGTGATTTCTTATTATAATACATGTAATGTTCGTATTTAAACCAACCTTAAAATCGACAAGCTCTTGGTTCCGTTGATTCTCATACCTTTTATTTTCCTACTGAACCTCTCTTTATTCTAATACATAAATGCAAGGATCCAAGAAATGATAAATTTCTGTTTTCTCGGTTACTTAATTTTTCAAGCCTAGAAAGCCCAACAAGATAACCAAGAAAACCATGTATTTAATCAAATCCAGTAGGATATGCTACAAAAAGTACAAAGGTAGATTCCTCTACAAGAGAACTAAACCATGTTACGGTACCAAGGAATAATGCACTTCCTGACCTAGCATAATCTAATCGAGAAGACTAACTAATGAAGTTTTCGGCATCATAACTATCTGAACCGGTTTCTAATGAATAAAGGGACCAAGCCCCTAATTTAGCTTCAaattttccaccaattaattcaaaCCTGGTTACTAGCTCAGTCGACGATTCTGCCTATTATGACCTACTATCACTGGCCCTTTCACGATCACCATCTCCTGATTAATATGATGTAGTACTTTATTATTTGTTATCATCTGCTTATGTTCAACCAAAGAGCTCATATTCCTTTATCTTTGACCCTACCCATGTTTTTTCTCATTCTTTACTCTCTATTGACTTTAGAAGCAGGAAGATATGGGTGATCAGGAAGGCTGTCACAAGCAGTTAACTATGCGATAAAACCAAGGAAACCTTAACACTACTGCGCCGCATATGTCTCTCAATTTACTCATATTGTTAAGTATGGGTTGCTAGATTCACTGTTGGTCGAATCTGGAAGTCCATGTAGGAGCAATCATAGTACTCATCTTTAAGGCTATAGGTTCGAATCGTATCTAGTTAGGCCTAAATGTCGTCGAGATGtaagaatttaattttttttaaactcaGACAAAATAAAAATTTTACATCGAAATAATGAGTCACTCATTCCATTGATATGGATACATATGATATCACCAAATGCTCTGGAGTCCCTAATTCAATCCTTTTCCTTGTTCTTGTTATTGGATATCTAATTTGTACACATCTTGTCTTTGTTTTGCGTGCCTCTATTGCGTTACAGACGGAGTTCGAAAAGATAAAATCTTTGATGATACAATCATACATGATTAAGTTGGGAAATCTTAGGTAACCTTCCTCTGAACTGAACTCTTTCTATTTAAAGAATCTGAAACCTGAAaatgcggaggtctaacaaccacacccaacaattcgtttggcaatctgagaggacttactctaatatactttctatagaatcaactagacagtcagactcaatctagagaaaagtataaaCAAGAGTATTAtatatctaactcttaattcaatacgcaatcatcaaatagaaatctacgaggcCGATTGAATAAAAgtggagtaaacttgaacggtaccaaagaccaatgttcaagaattAATCAATCTCAGTCAACAAAcagaggttggatttcctaattgatcgatacaacgcacaacctgtgatatttcaattatataataaaatagtatgtggaaaagaaataacatagacaccataattttgttaacgagaaaaccgtaaatgcagaaaaaccccgggacctagtccagtttgaacaccacattgtattaagctgacatagacactagcctactaccaatgaactttagactggactgtaattgaaccctaatcaatctcacactgattgaaggtacagttgcgctccttacgtctctgatcccagcaagatactacgcacttgattcccttagttgatctcacccacaaccaagagttgctacgacccaaagtcgaagacttgataaacaaatatgtctcacacagaaaagtctataggattgaataaatctatctcccacataaataaccaagagtttttgttccgtcttttgacaaatcaaggtgaacaggaaccaattgataaaccagacttatattcctgaagaacaggtcagtattatcaatcacctcacaataatataaatcgtatgatggagaaactggatattgtggaatcgcaaacgatgagacgaagatgtttttgatcacgttttatctttcctatcggagaaattaatctcgagcaaatcttaaagaagatagtactctaACGATAGAAATGggcaagattagaacacgcaactacaagagaaatagttgggtcttgcttcacaatcccaataaagtctttcaagtcattaaccagcaaagtttaggaaaacctaaggttaaaggagaatcgactctagattatgcaactagtaacacacataaggtgtggacattaggtttcccagttgctagatttctcctttatatagttttcaaatcagggttagcaatctaagttaccttggtaacaaagcattcaatattcaccgttagatgaaaaacccgattcaaccaagctaatatctttcaaccgttagatagaacttagcttgttacacacaaatgaaatgtaccctcatttaggtttatgtaaccgtacccaaacgtgtatacctatgttggatcaacaatggtcaaccgaagttagccatatgataactctcatatcaaccatactcatcctatccataactagttcaaatgactcaaatgaaactagttaaagagtcgttcaattgctatattcccatagaattatacaagaacacaatcgaaacaaaatcggtttgattcactcaaatacactcatgaacattatagccacggtttgcaaatattgcattccttattatgtttaagttcatgtacacagctgattttagaaagtaacccactcaagtacgcaaacgggtacgcatacttgagtagcaGGACTTGAGTTTGGTTACCCCAGTAGCGTACGGTGCGCATACTTCAACatattccaaactccagcagattttcacggacgtgaaatttCCGTCGGTATGCGTACCCGCTTGTCCAGACATCAGTAAACACCAGTACacatacgagtacgcatacttcaggctcccggttttggacttgtacactaatgtgactaacacactatgtttatatccaaacatggttacatgattctaaactctttatttcaaacattgaaattttcttagaggacgttatatagttgttgttcacaaattatttttcgtcaaagcgattttcaagttattgaaattatcatagtGGAACATTCCAAGATAActgcaaatgattgtatcacataaaccattcatatgatcttattcggactttcgtcatgAATGTAATATGAATtcggccgaagcgaaagcttgctaacacatattccgagaaatatataagcgagataaactcatctagaaatctcaaatgtgtataatacaaagctatatcgtaacacgacttatgtctcaatataggagatagattagaaataaactttccaagtgacagataagtttcagtccccatataccttttgtcgatgaagttccacaagctccccttagtagttcttcgtcttcaatatatgaacgccgtgaagtctaaagctcaactacacaatctatgtcctagtccgagacatctaaattCGATAGaaaaatagttttgatcactaacattgacaaacatgcttgagatagcaatgcatgcgagttcgaccgagcaatactctaataatctccccctttgtcaattttagagacaaaactatcaatacatatggatcacaaaataaataaaaactttgtagcttctcatccaaatgcttgatctccatggcatcttcaacacgacttgaaaacttcgtcaGTTCCAAGTACTCATGATTTTatacgtgttcaactcagcatcacagttgttgaagatccgtagctataacaatgagaaaacaaatgctctcgataattgttatacagtgtcatagtattattacacaatatcaaagttcaatttcaTCACAATTTTGACAATAATACTTCGGTGATATCTATTactccccccttagtcaatacatcatctcaatatgaaaaccactcccccttacataatgatccgtaaaccatatgtatttgtagtatgaaactacacattaattcctcctttttgtcaataaaaattggcaaaggtacgaaaactagtgggatcctcatgaaattttcatagagattcttcatgaccaaaagaaaacaaacataccaacaaatttagatgcaatcataaatccgaagctagatgcatttatcaaggagtttataaagacacaagataacacctataaaattccacagtcgcactccccacaaagatttcatGAGTCAAAGTTTCCTAAAAAAACAAaaccactttcattcattaagcttggttcaagtttgcaaaatacaatataagaaagcgacaaaatataagcatctgatagatcaagtttttaacataaggaaaatactcattccaatAAATGGAGACCCTCGAATTGATCCGGCTCGATCAATTCCTTCCATCGCCTCATGTTGGCTTCATATTTTTTAAGCCACTCCTTGGTGAGCTTCGAGACCTCATTTAACTTATCTaccggtggtaatggacaatcatcacgtactctaagaccgatataatgtatgttgttatggttgaataaaacaattctccaatccttaagcgattcatcccaaatggtgtattttggtgcgtatgtataacatgatcccttaccaaatagatgaacaatgcaactccacgtttccgccaagagatgaccacatagaggcatCTGCATCCAATGTTCTCGGGTAATTGGTCAATTCCCCTTTGGCCCTTGTACTCTAGCAACCATTTTTTTAAAAATCACTTATTTGTCTTCTCTTGTTTTTCCTTCTTTCATCATCGATATGTAAATTAAGTTCCTTGTCTTCTTGTAGGCGCAAGGCCATCATCTTTCTAAAGTATTAACATTGGGTTAGGTTCTCATGGTCCGCCAAACTAATATGGCCTATTTGTTCCGTCGCAACGTGATAGTGGAAAGAGGTATCAACACCTACGGGTTTGGGCTGATCTTCGTCAAACGCCGCAACAATCTACAACAAGTATCAACAAGTTGAGGATttaaaatcggtttatatgttacaGTCGAGAAAACTGGTTAtaaataatcggtttatatgcgCAACTACAAAGTCCGATTAAGGAAttgaggaaaaaatttcgaagtcTACAATCGGTTCATGTCTCCTATCATGTAATTCGATTTTCGTTCACATTTCTCCTGGAACCTTTTTTCCCATAACCGGATTACATTTGCACGTAAATAAACCGATTGTCAACTTCGGGTATTCTACGTGGTTATTCAAGTTAAGGAATCGACATACGCACATCACCAACATAAACTGATTTTGGTCACGTACCCAACTCCCCAAAAATTtactacaatcggtttatataatgAGGAATAAAAACCGATTATGATactcaatttggggattttacacagaatcggtttatgtggtgttatcaaataaaccgattctggaaaacgattttgaatttttttttcctttttgggcgATCGAGGCGTGCAAATGcatgtttgtagatcgttacaactcatacctgtttattagaagcattaTAACCTTCTTCTTCTCGACGAATctgttcttgtgcttgaataacatcctcaagcattctttggttcactttatcttcttctttccacaaattatccaattcggtaggatcgaaatcatgataatctgatgcacccacttcttcatcactactagagtcttcatcatcactataaagtttcatttttgctaacaaaaatcacaaaccctaactttttcttttttccctcttcttcttctttccctccaaaccttaaaacaggaaatgaatttctactataatcctaacactataatcaaactcaaacactaattaatttaactaatactaacttaattaatcatcactaatttaataaaGGTATATTAGGCATTAACAAAAATAGTGGTTAAGGGGTTTCTAGAAATTACTTGTTAATgatcctattttgtcatgtagctgtagttaagtggcataggccccaatttagcaagGTCGATAATGAGAAGAAAGGTGTGTGGGAATTACAAACACATGCACCCAATAATTTCATTGACGAGCATGCTTAGTTTTTTTTACTCTTGGCAACTCTGACTCTTATTCTTGAAATCAATGGAACGGATCAAATCTCCACTCtaatccttttttcttttctcaaaaagtgtaataagagcaataataggATCTGTACCGTGGGAACATCAGTCGGTCACTGATGAGTCGTATATATGATTTGCTTATTTTAAAAGAGTACAATCGTCTAAATCAAACTCACCAAACAATCCAAAATTCCAAGACATTCCAAATAATGAAGATCTGGTGTCACAATGGAGTATACGAGAAATCCATCCTCATCCTTCCATATGTTTTTTAAGTCAATATATATCCACATCACAACTCTATACTCGTGGCAATCACCCACTCCTCACCAAATTCTTATGAAACTAGATTAACCATATATCACTATGAAGTCTATCCTTTTTGTCATCCTTGTTGTTAAATACACTGCATGTATATAACCCACCATTTCCCAGCTGACTCTCATCAACTTCAAATCCACTGTTTAAAACTGTTTGGTGCAAGCCACAAGTCTGTCGCGGGCTCACCATGGTTCGCTCGACATAATGCATGATGGGGTCGTGCTGAGAAATAACAAATTAAACGATTCCAAAAGTACAAGTGATagaccaaagaaacaaaaaaacccaCTTAAGTGCTATCTGGggtctcttcttcatctcaagTCATAACTGGACAAGTGATAGATAGCtacttaaataaaaaacaatataTAAAGACTTGCTATCTCgatgagcaaaataaataaatcacaTTGTCGGTTTTGTTCTtcgcaatttttagtagacaacCTTTACGAAAATTGTTAGAATCACATTGTTAGTCATAATGATCTTCTTGATCAGTTCAACTCACAATGGGAGTGACGCTCCCTTGGATAACTAATAACAATCTATATAAACATATGATCTCACAACATATGGGGCTATTTTTGGGctaattttagagaaaattaggTGCATGCCCAAAAAAAAATAAGGGCCTGTTTGGTAGTGTTTTTCAAAACAGTTTTCACTTTTCAAAAACAGGGAAAACAGAAAACGATGGGAAAACGTGTTTGGTAGCAGTTTTTCTAAAAACGTTTTTTACCCGTTTTTTGTTTTCGAAAACACCTAAAACGAAAACAACATTTCATCGTTTTCATCGTTttcattttttccttcttctccttcaGAAACGAGCAGTTCCCAAAGGAGGTGGGTTGATTTTGTTTTCATGATCGTtttcatgattttgtttcgatttcttttAGGCTATCAGTGAATCTCCCTTTGGACTAATCGGGTGTTTGATTTGAAGCAGATGGGTTGATTGATTTGGTATCAAGTTCTAGGGTTTGCAGCAATTTTTAGGTATGAATATCTATTACAATTTCTGGGTTCCATGTATGATTTTCTTTTCGATTTCTCTACGGTTATTAGCTAATCCCTTTTTGGAATAATGGGtatatgatttgaaaaaaatGTACTGATTGATTTGGTATACGGTTATTAGAAACCACCATTCCTGCATCTTTTTAATTGTTTGTATGTTACTGCAGATTTGATTCATATTGTTGCAAAACAGACAAGGGAAAACTCGTCTTGCAAAGTACTACGTTCCTCTTGAAGAATCTCAGAAGCACAAGGTTGAATACGAGGTAATCTATCGCTCATATCTGGGCAGTTGCAATGCTCCTAATCTAGAATTAAATGATTCTGTAAGACATATTGTTAGTCATATTCCATAAATAAAAGTCTATGTTACATGCTCAGGGTTCTTTCAGTCTTCCACCATATATATGTTGTTGGCCACAATTTACATACTGGAAAAAGGTAGAGATTCTTAATAAAAACATACAGATAGTGAGTGTGATATCGACTAGTGGGATTGACATGAGTCGTCACTGAATCATCATCATAATGTCATCATTTATGTCTCCCTACTGTAGAGTGTGTACTTGTGTGCACTTTGTATAGGACTATAGTAGGTGGATATATCTAAATTGGTAATACTTTCTGGAACGTGAATCAGTACTACTATTAATTTCCATGCTTATCCAAAATCATAAACAGCTTACCTGTTTATCTATTGTTTGTCATGGTTCAAAGACAAAGTTGAATTCAAAAGGTACACATCCACCATGAGTAGGTGGATTCAGCTCAAAGAGTTTAATTCTGAATGGGAGTATGGCACAATGTACAATGATTCATATCTACTAGTATGCTATGTCTCCTGGTTGTTTACTATTTTCGGAATCTAAACAATAGGTACGATACAATTACCACGTGATTTGGTTAGGTTTGGTATTTACAGGGCATATATGTTGGGGTGTTTCTTGGTTTCTACTTTTCGTAAAAGAAGGAAAAGGTGTGTTAACACTTACCGGTAGTTGGGTTTCTTTTGTTGAAGACAAGGTCTTTCCTAGTTTCCTTCCCAACCTCAGATATGAGCCATGTTGAATAGAACTTAGTTTCCCACAAGTTATTACAATTTTGAGCCTCAGCTTTTATTTTGGTGTCAGTTACATGAACATGTAACACAACTTAGTTTTCTCATTATAACTGTGTTTAGAATTTTGAGCCTGATTTCACTTTACAGGTTCATCGTTTGGTGGTTAATAGGGATCCTAAATAAACAAATTTCATCGAGGTTAGTACTTGGTAGTTCTTctgcttttatttatttacatAGTTTAGTTTATTAACAACTAGTTTATTAACTAAAACTAGGGATCCTTACTGGATATTGTTAttacaattctttttttttcttacgtAAGTACCATGTGGTGGACTCCACTGAATTTTTCTTTAAGTTTTATACAGTATGTATTCTGTAGAAAAAAAGATGGTTTCTCTATCAAGTGATGATAATGTAGATGATATCCGCACATGGCCACAGTATATTGTGGATTACTTTGTTCAATTGGTTCATGATGAAGCCAAAAATGGGTTACAAACCACTACATTGGAGAAGAAGAAATGGGGAGAAATAGATAATGCTCTCTTTGCTAAGTTTGGTAAGAGATACAGCATTCCTAAGTTGAAAGCTAAATTCAATCGACTGTGTATAGAGCATAGGGAATTTGCAAGGTTAGTGAGTGATACCGGTATGGGTTGGGATCCAGTTGCAAACACTGTCACTGCAAGTGATGATGCTTGGAAGCGTTACTTGAAGGTATGCGCATAAATGTTTACACTAAGATATTTACTTGTACATAATATAGGTACATAATGTAGTTCAAGAGTATAATGCATGTGTAACATTCCCAAATGCAGAAATATCCTGGTGCAAAATCCTTCCGTAAAAAGGGGTTAGACAATTATTATATGCTTGGGGAGATATTTAATAGCACAACAGCATCTGGAAGCATGTCTAATGCATCAACACGGTCTCCTCCTGACTCAGACACCGAAAGAGACTTGGAAACAGAATTCCTTGGCAAAGGGGTACATGTAGAACCCGCTAGCTCTAGAGACACGAGTCACCCTTCATCACACACACAGTCAAACATACAGCGACGTGCTTTAGAACTTCCTATTGATATCCCTCGGCGAAAGGCGACTAAATCATCAAGGTTTGATGATGCACTTGTAGCATGGACTGAAAATATCAAAGTTAAAGCTGAAGTAACAAAAGCGAAGGCTGAACGTAAGAAGGATAAGGAAGTAACATCTCCTCTTTGTACCAGCACCGAGATATCATCTATTGAAGATTGTATGGATATATTGGACAACATGGAAGGAGTGGAAGATGATG
Proteins encoded in this window:
- the LOC113326925 gene encoding putative 12-oxophytodienoate reductase 11 isoform X2, whose protein sequence is MEKIPLLKPYKMGNFEINHRVVLAPLTRCRSFASLPQPHAILYYSQRTTNGGLLISESTGISETAHGMPGTPGIWKKEQVEAWKPIVQAVHEKGGFFFCQIWHTGRAATHESQPNGMAPISSTDKGCTPGLQGKEWPVPRRLSVDEIPQVVDDYRIAARNAIEAGFDGVEIHAGNGCLIDQFMKDQVNDRTDEYGGTIEKRCRFALEVVKAVVDEIGAKKVGIQISPFADFMESGDSNPEALGLFVAESLTNYEILYLHVIEMMKVDEHIHETPYRSLPMRRAFNGTFISGGGYDKDDGNKMIDNNHADLISYGRLFLANPDLPKRFAVDAPLNKCNSDTFCIPDPVVGYTDYSFLDQSN
- the LOC113326925 gene encoding putative 12-oxophytodienoate reductase 11 isoform X1; its protein translation is MSALMESKKIPLLKPYKMGNFEINHRVVLAPLTRCRSFASLPQPHAILYYSQRTTNGGLLISESTGISETAHGMPGTPGIWKKEQVEAWKPIVQAVHEKGGFFFCQIWHTGRAATHESQPNGMAPISSTDKGCTPGLQGKEWPVPRRLSVDEIPQVVDDYRIAARNAIEAGFDGVEIHAGNGCLIDQFMKDQVNDRTDEYGGTIEKRCRFALEVVKAVVDEIGAKKVGIQISPFADFMESGDSNPEALGLFVAESLTNYEILYLHVIEMMKVDEHIHETPYRSLPMRRAFNGTFISGGGYDKDDGNKMIDNNHADLISYGRLFLANPDLPKRFAVDAPLNKCNSDTFCIPDPVVGYTDYSFLDQSN
- the LOC113326297 gene encoding L10-interacting MYB domain-containing protein-like: MVSLSSDDNVDDIRTWPQYIVDYFVQLVHDEAKNGLQTTTLEKKKWGEIDNALFAKFGKRYSIPKLKAKFNRLCIEHREFARLVSDTGMGWDPVANTVTASDDAWKRYLKKYPGAKSFRKKGLDNYYMLGEIFNSTTASGSMSNASTRSPPDSDTERDLETEFLGKGVHVEPASSRDTSHPSSHTQSNIQRRALELPIDIPRRKATKSSRFDDALVAWTENIKVKAEVTKAKAERKKDKEVTSPLCTSTEISSIEDCMDILDNMEGVEDDVYLKAIDKFRNPDYRRIFKKMKESRRIMWLKSL